The DNA window AATTTGCGCTTTAATATCTACGCCTCCATAGGCTGGGGTAAGTTTGAATGCCCAAGTGTGGGCCAGCCCAATTAAGTCTTCCTCCTGCTGACAGGTGGACCGGCCTTGTTTGTTGTCACCTGGGCAGTGGCCAAGAGCCTGACGGTCACCTACAGCACCCCGGAAAAGGTATGTTTATTTTGGGAATGGAAGAGACCCCCGGAGAGTGAGTgctctttcttttgtttcctTTCCGACAGTACGAAATCAACTGCCCCTGGATGCAGGAGACCCATGTGGATTGGATATACCAGGGACCTGTCTGTGCGGTGCTTATAATCAATCTCACCTTCCTGCTGCGCATCATGTGGGTGCGTATGGAATGTACACCGAAAAAATAAAGGCACTCTAAGAAATAACTTTAGAGAAGAATTAAAAGATACCGTGAAACAATTGCTTAACTAGCTTACATTATGTCTAATACATCGTATTAGTTCCTAGAAACACTTTTAAGTTTTTAGAGAAATTTTAAGGAGCAATATTTTTCCGACTGTAAACTATCGAAAATACTGAGCCAGCTTACCCGCTTCCATCTCTTTCAGGTTCTTATCACAAAGCTGCGCTCGGCCAATACAGTGGAGACTCGTCAGTATCGGAAAGCTGCTAAGGCCCTGCTGGTGCTAATCCCACTTTTTGGCATCACCTACCTGGTGGTGCTCGCCGGCCCATCGGAATCCGGCCTAATGGGTCACATGTTTGCCGTACTGCGAGCGGTACTGCTCAGCACTCAGGTGGGTTTCGTGTGGCAGGGGCCAATCCTTTTAGCTACTTCTTTCTAAGGGAATGTTTGTGTGTTGTGCCACAGGGATTCTCGGTGTCGCTGTTCTACTGTTTCCTCAACTCGGAGGTGCGAAATGCACTAAGACACCACATTTCCACGTGGCGGGACACGCGCACCATCCAACTGAACCAGAACCGACGGTAAGTAGTCGAAACTTTTAAGTCTGCTTGTAAGTACACTTAAGAATAAAATACTACTCAAAAGGAAAGGAATGAAAACTTGAATAAGAAACAACTGAGTTGTAGGTATAGCTACTAAAATGCCTTTAATGTTAAATCTTTGAGTAAAGTATGGCAGTGCTAGTTTGTTACTAGCAACTGCAGCTATTAACAATATTTCCACTAACGTATGCTAACTTTTCGTATGCAATCCTTCTCCAACTTGGCAGTTACACGACGAAAAGCTTCACGAAAGGCGGTGGTTCCCCGCGAGCCGAGAGTATGCGGTAAGTTATGTGGCACTCGTGGCTGAGAAGTGATGGGTTATCTTGACACCAACTCCGTTGCAGACCTTTGACCAGCTActatgggcgtggcaagcgGGAGTCGTGCGTGAGTtcggccaccaccaccacgctGGTGGGTCAGCATGCCCCACTTTCGCTCCACCGGGGCTCCAACAATGCCCTGCACACGATGCCCACTTTGGCGGCGAATGCCATGAGTTCCGGCAGCACTCTGAGCGTAATGCCCCGGGCCATTAGTCCCCTGATGAGGGTGAGAACTGAGAACCAGAGCTGAGGAGTAGTCAGCCGTTCGGAGACCTTAATAATTGTTCTCGAATTCCAGCAAGGACTTGAGGAGAACTCGGTGTAGACAAATTCAAATCCCTAGCAACTGCATCTTAAGAGACTGAACTTTCATTGAATTCCACTTCCGTGTCGCAGATCTGCGAGTGCGATTAGTTAGCTAGTACTACATATTTAATGCTGGAGTGCGATCAACGATGAAAGGACGAAACCAAGTACCAAGCGGAGCAAGCAAGCAACATAAGTTAGTTCAATCGTTTTAAACTGTTAGATGTCGTATTTATATGTGAACAGCTGAGAGCCCCATcaccaacccaacccaaccaaTGCTATGAACTCCAACTGTAGCTGTTGAATGTAACTCAATGTGCAAATGGATTTATTCTCTGTATAAACAAGAAATTCTAGCGTCTAAATAAATGGTCTATTTACTTCGGAGCACTCGATCTGTGTCTTCTTCTGGGGGGATTATCACTGTggttttttgtggtttttctTTGGTGAGTTTTCATTGTGGGGGGGATTTTCCTTATCGCCTTTGATGTACTCGAAAAAATTCCCAAAATACTTTCTACGGAGATGTGTAGCTGTTATGGCTACACGCATATATGGCCAAAGTTGACATGGCAAACACATGTTCCGCACTTTTCAACttcctaaaagtatgcaacagttTGGCAAGCCAACAATACAGCGAAACGGAACTCGGAACTCGGAACTGAAAACTCTTTCACGATAATCTGCGAACAAAAAGTTTCATGTGCAAAAGTTTCCATCAAAACCGACATTTTATGAAGCTGACAGGATGGAGAAAATATTTTGGCGGCTTATCTTGGCTTCTTTACTGAGAATATTCCATAAAACTTTAATGCGAAGTAGAGTCCTACACAACGTCTACTTTCGCTCagttacattttaattaattgaaattttggtTGATTATGAAAAGGCAACCCATAGACGGCATAATTGAAAGCTAATTGGGTCCGAGCTCCACAAAACGGTACGAAGTTTATTGAGTTAATTGACTCGAGTTGGGAAAAAAGGATTGCCTCATCCCTTTAATCTTTTTAAAGGTCACGATTTGGCCAACTTAGCATCTAAATGGCATCTGGCATCTGCATTTAGCGTTTCAGTCAGCTTTCCCTGCTGGAAATGTTATGCTGAATACGTTGCGCATATTTCAGCGTTCTCAAAATTCACAGAAACTACTGCCAGTTGTGCCCCAAAATGCTCATAAATGTTGCATGAAAGGCGGCCATGCAAGTGCAGAAAAAACTAGAAGCCTTGGCTGTTGCTAGTGTATTTCAGACTAGTTAGATAcccattaaaaatacattacaTTTTGGGGATTTTAACTAACAGTAATAGTActcatatatatttgtttattgaatTAAAACATAAAGCACAGCTTTTGTATAAACATCATATCGTTTTGCTTTTGATGAAAATAGAATTACCCCGCGCTTTACAGGGTACACAAATTCCAAAGCGTGGCGCAGATAAAAGCAAAGTCCAGACGAatacaaatgtaaatattCCACTTCAGCTGCATGCCgaaataaaagaataaaataaagataaaattTTAATGTGCTCGAAATATGCACGAAACGCTTGTTCTTCTCTTCATTTGATATGCCGAGATTCCTTTtgttatttccctttttgcatACTACGTGGTTTCATATATCCGCCGGAAGTGGCGATTGTGGGTAGCCGTGTTTCCGTGCTTAGCCTAATTGAAAAGCCCAAAGTGGCACTTTAATAAAAGTTCAAGAAAATCAAGTGCAACAAAAACCCAGCCACTTGCAAGCGCACTCCTTGTGAAACTTGTGTTTAAAGTGTGGCAAAGGCGCAAATACAATCACATCAATGTGTGGCAGGTCCCCAACTTCAATGCCCCCTCAACTTTCGAACTTCCGTCAACATATGCGTCGTGTGCAGCCGTCGCCGTTGCCGTCGCCTTGAAGATCCTTGTGCTTGAAAACCAGCGACAAGGACTCTTGCCTTCCGTACCTGAAGGACTCAGATAAGAGAAGGAAGTGGCAGCGACGGCAGTCAAATGAGGCGCCACAAAAATGCCAACGCAATTGtagcattttaattaaccAAATTGTGCGCATAAAATGGCAACTTCAGCATCGCGCAAAACGGAACTCAATTATAAGTCGCTTAGGCGGCCACTATATGTACATGAAATGAAATCTTTTTCAAAGGGTTCGGCAGCTGCTTTAATTAACGCCATCCTCGACACTCAGGAGGTGGGGTCATTTTGGAGTGCGAGGTAGAAACTCAGACGTTAACAAGTTGGCATCAGGTCAAAGGGCAGGCGAGCGTAGAAGAGTATTTAAATAGGGCAAAATACCTGGTAAATAACAGGAAAAACAGAGGTTGTATGTACAGAAATGGGAATGTATTGATTACGCACCGTAAAATATACATACCTCAACTTGTGGTTTTCAcaaaagaaactaaaataaataatatgagCCAAGGGCTCATGCAGCCGACAGAACTGAATAAATCCAAAGTAATTATGACACTTTCCACCAAAAGGACTTTTGTAGCAGAGCTTTCGTCTATAACTAAAACCGCATCCTCGCTACGCTATGAGCATTCAGTACGAATGTGATTTATGTGTTGCCTTTGCGGCCAAATCTCCTTAATTATGTGTGGACGTATTATGAATAGGGGCGAACTTAGCGCCTCGATGGCGGCGGGGATTCCCCCAAAGTCCTTGGCCATAAAGTGTATTACATCCGACGTGCCTGTTACGCTCGAATGCCCGTGGCTGCCGAAGAGAATTTGGCCGCAGGATGTGCCCTCCTCTCTCATCTGCTTAGTGGTTTTCTGGCCGCGAGGACATTggctaattaaatatttgctctTGTCGGCTTAAGGAATTGCATCATTGTTT is part of the Drosophila yakuba strain Tai18E2 chromosome 2R, Prin_Dyak_Tai18E2_2.1, whole genome shotgun sequence genome and encodes:
- the LOC6530383 gene encoding diuretic hormone receptor; translation: MSDHDHIDSVNASGSDPLLDLHNLDGIAESVELQCLVQEHIEASTYGNDSGHCLTQFDSILCWPRTARGTLAVLQCMDELQGIHYDSSKNATRFCHANGTWEKYTNYDACAHLPAPESVPEFEVIVELPTIIYYIGYALSLVSLSLALIVFAYFKELRCLRNTIHANLFFTYIMSALFWILLLSVQISIRSGVGSCIALITLFHFFTLTNFFWMLVEGLYLYMLVVKTFSGDNLRFNIYASIGWGGPALFVVTWAVAKSLTVTYSTPEKYEINCPWMQETHVDWIYQGPVCAVLIINLTFLLRIMWVLITKLRSANTVETRQYRKAAKALLVLIPLFGITYLVVLAGPSESGLMGHMFAVLRAVLLSTQGFSVSLFYCFLNSEVRNALRHHISTWRDTRTIQLNQNRRYTTKSFTKGGGSPRAESMRPLTSYYGRGKRESCVSSATTTTLVGQHAPLSLHRGSNNALHTMPTLAANAMSSGSTLSVMPRAISPLMRQGLEENSV